Proteins encoded in a region of the Scyliorhinus torazame isolate Kashiwa2021f chromosome 1, sScyTor2.1, whole genome shotgun sequence genome:
- the LOC140420335 gene encoding heterogeneous nuclear ribonucleoprotein L-like has protein sequence MSSADYYESTDYVEEYYESSRHPSKRLKVDESDTDVDSEEDEGRNVGGSDAGDRDRDRERDKDRDRDHDRDRDHDRPRSQYKTAPSPVVHVRALCDSVIEADLVKGVDRFGLISYVMMLPNKRQALVEFQDLRSAQKCVAYSKRRIVNIAGHPAFFNFSTSQRITRPGGPEDPKHVNNVLFLSIQNPLYPITTDVLYTVCNACGPVLRIVIFKKNGIQALVEFDSVPSAQKAKASLNGADIYSGCCTLKIEYAKPTRLNVFKNDSESWDYTNPDLTARDERRRQGQPALLGDHPSTYGGFQANPLALTHRMDARSSNNRPMHLYSSPDFEYVPQGRVIMIYGLNPHKMNCEKIFNLLCLYGNIEKIKFMKSMPDAAMVEMGDEFSVERAITHLNSVEMFGKKLNLCVSKQASIVPSQSYELVDGTDSYKEFTNSRNNRFTNPGQAAKNRIQPPSNVLHFFNAPPCVTEEIFQEVCEDCELKAFRTFKTFTGKSDRSLSGLLEWETKSDAVEALTVLNHYQMKNTSGPYPYTLKLCFSTMSHA, from the exons GATCGTGATAGAGATCGGGAGCGCGATAAAGATAGAGACAGGGACCATGACCGTGACAGAGATCATGATCGACCAAGAAGTCAATACAAGACTGCTCCATCACCTGTGGTTCATGTCCGTGCTTTATGTGACTCCGTCATCGAAGCTGATCTGGTGAAGGGTGTTGACCGATTTGGACTCATAAG TTATGTGATGATGTTGCCCAACAAAAGGCAAGCGTTGGTGGAGTTTCAAGATTTACGAAGTGCCCAGAAGTGCGTTGCCTACTCTAAACGGCGGATTGTCAATATTGCCGGACACCCTGCTTTCTTCAACTTTTCTACCAGCCAAAGGATCACTCGCCCTGGGGGTCCTGAAGACCCAAAGCATGTCAACAATGTTCTATTCTTGTCCATTCAGAATCCTCTGTATCCAATCACAACG GATGTTCTGTACACTGTCTGCAATGCGTGTGGTCCAGTTCTGCGTATTGTAATATTCAAGAAGAATGGAATACAGGCTCTGGTTGA ATTTGATTCAGTCCCAAGTGCCCAGAAGGCTAAAGCTTCTCTGAATGGTGCAGACATCTATTCTGGTTGCTGCACACTAAAAATAGAGTATGCAAAG CCTACTCGACTGAATGTGTTCAAGAATGACAGCGAGTCCTGGGACTACACTAATCCTGATTTGACTGCACGAG ATGAAAGAAGACGACAAGGACAGCCAGCCCTTCTGGGAGATCACCCGTCAACATATGGGG GCTTTCAAGCAAACCCATTGGCATTGACACACAGAATGGATGCTCGCTCTTCCAACAACAGGCCTATGCATCTCTACTCGTCTCCTGACTTTGAGTATGTGCCCCAAGGCAGAGTTATAATGATCTATGGACTTAATCCACACAAAATGAATTGTGAAAAAATCTTCAATCTTCTCTGCCTCTATGGCAATATTGAAAAG ATCAAGTTCATGAAGAGCATGCCTGATGCTGCCATGGTCGAAATGGGTGATGAATTTTCTGTGGAGCGAGCCATCACCCATCTAAACAGTGTTGAGATGTTTGGAAAGAAACTTAACTTGTG TGTGTCTAAGCAGGCATCGATTGTGCCAAGTCAATCGTATGAGTTAGTGGACGGTACTGATAGTTACAAGGAGTTCACCAACTCGAGGAATAACCGCTTCACTAATCCCGGGCAGGCAGCCAAAAACAGGATCCAACCGCCTTCCAATGTGCTCCATTTCTTCAATGCTCCACCTTGTGTAACAGAAGAAATATTTCAAGAG GTTTGCGAGGATTGCGAACTGAAAGCTTTTAGAACTTTCAAGACATTTACTGGGAAAT CTGACAGGAGTTTGTCTGGCCTGTTGGAGTGGGAGACGAAAAGCGATgccgtggaagcactgacagtcctgAATCACTACCAGATGAAAAACACAA GTGGCCCATATCCTTACACCTTGAAACTCTGCTTCTCCACCATGTCCCATGCATGA